In Aedes albopictus strain Foshan chromosome 3, AalbF5, whole genome shotgun sequence, the following are encoded in one genomic region:
- the LOC134290131 gene encoding uncharacterized protein LOC134290131, whose protein sequence is MESVEPHVTASSSRGSGSRNVCFTTTAKESIGTEGWLIDSGSSMHMTGTIEQLKDVVPCKKGVFLADGKMVSVRATGTCEFTKRGVTGEKIDVKLKNVFYVPGLAANVISVSRMVDAGYDISFGHERCTILDGVQAVFVGERRGEGYWIQEEL, encoded by the coding sequence ATGGAAAGTGTGGAGCCACACGTTACCGCAAGCAGTTCGAGGGGAAGTGGCTCACGTAATGTGTGTTTCACAACGACGGCGAAAGAAAGTATTGGAACGGAAGGATGGCTGATTGACAGTGGCAGTTCGATGCACATGACAGGAACTATTGAACAACTCAAGGATGTAGTACCGTGTAAGAAAGGCGTTTTCTTGGCTGATGGGAAGATGGTGTCGGTTAGAGCTACCGGAACCTGTGAATTTACGAAACGAGGCGTGACAGGCGAGAAAATCGACGTGAAGTTGAAAAACGTTTTCTATGTGCCCGGACTTGCAGCGAACGTGATCTCGGTGAGCCGCATGGTTGATGCGGGATACGACATTTCTTTCGGACATGAACGTTGCACGATTCTGGATGGAGTTCAAGCTGTTTTTGTTGGCGAACGACGAGGAGAAGGATACTGGATTCAGGAGGAGCTATAA